From the Anguilla anguilla isolate fAngAng1 chromosome 6, fAngAng1.pri, whole genome shotgun sequence genome, one window contains:
- the lim2.2 gene encoding lens intrinsic membrane protein 2.2: protein MLYTLAGGGTLCGVAALVLLIVSTSTDFWMQYRYSGSSANQGLWRFCINHKCHAHTVTVAFWDATRAFMLLSVLSCFAGVLLGLSAFANGTSRRVRTGGIALILSGFLALLALSIYTGVTVNFFGKRFLDWRFSWSYILAWVGIILAFAAGVFQMCAYQKNATGPPTPNIAES, encoded by the exons ATGCTGTACACTCTAGCAGGTGGGGGCACACTTTGTGGTGTGGCTGCCCTAGTGCTGCTGATTGTCTCTACATCGACCGATTTTTGGATGCAATATCGCTACTCTGGAAGTTCAGCCAATCAAGGCCTCTGGAGGTTTTGCATCAATCACAAGTGCCATGCTCACACTGTCACTGTTG CATTCTGGGATGCAACTCGAGCCTTCATGCTGCTGTCTGTTCTGAGCTGCTTTGCTGGGGTGCTGCTGGGCCTCAGCGCCTTCGCCAATGGAACCAGTAGACGAGTGAGGACTGGAGGAATTGCACTGATACTgtctg GGTTCCTTGCACTGTTAGCTTTGTCCATATATACAGGGGTCACTGTTAACTTTTTTGGCAAGCGGTTCCTTGACTGGCGCTTCTCCTGGTCCTACATCTTGGCCTGGGTGGGCATCATCTTGGCCTTTGCTGCTG GGGTGTTCCAGATGTGCGCTTATCAGAAGAATGCCACTGGGCCACCTACTCCCAACATTGCAGAAAGCTAA